The Ignavibacteriales bacterium sequence CGTCGGCAATGCGTTTTGCCAAACCGGGAATGCTTGAACGTGATGTGATGGGTTTTATCTCCGGACTCTCAATGTCGATGGGGAGTGGACTCGCCTTCCCAGTAATTTTTTCTCGACACGGCGAGACGCTTCATAATCACTCGTACAACAATAAACTAAAAGACGGCGATCTTGTAGTTAATGATTCTGGCGCAGAAACAGAATTACATTACGCAAGCGATATTACAAGAACATTTCCGGTCAGCGGAAAATTTTCTCCGCGTCAAAGAGATATTTACGAGATCGTATTGATTTCACAATTAACTGGAATTTCTGAGATTAAACCTAAAATTCCTTTCAAAACTGTTCATCTTAAATCTGTTGAAGTAATTGCAGAAGGATTAAAAGCGGTTGGTTTAATGAAAGGCAATATGAAAAATGCCGTTGAAGCCGGAGCGCATGCTTTGTTCATGCCTCATGGACTTGGACATTTACTGGGTCTTGATGTGCACGACATGGAAAATTACGGAGAGAATAATTTTGGTTACGATGATAAATTAAAACGCAGCACCCAATTCGGTTTGAAATATTTGCGATACGCAAAACCTCTCGTTCAGGGTATTATAATGACGGTTGAACCTGGTATCTACTTCATTCCTCAATTGATTGACAAATGGGAAAAAGAGAAAAAGTTTACCGAGTTTATTAATTACAACAAGGTAAATGCTTACCGCGACTTCGGCGGAATCAGAATTGAAGATGATATTGTTGTTACTAAAAACGGAAGCCGCGTTCTCGGCAGACCAATTCCAAAAGCTGTAGAGGATGTTGAAGAATTCGCATCGGATAAAGTTTGACCAATCAGTCATTCTGAGCGGAGCTAAGAATCTCAACAAAAACAAGTTGAGATTCTCTTTATCCACACTCCCTCAGAATGACAATACATTAAAAACTCGAGGAAATAATGTTTAAAAAACACCCTGACGGTTTACCTGTTCTCTTCTTTACAGAAATGTGGGAACGATTTGGTTTTTACATTCTTATGGCAATTCTTGTCCTTTATATGGAACACGAGTTTGGATGGGACGATTCGACTAAGGGGAATTTTTACGGATGGTTTCTCGGTACTGTCTATTTTATTCCACTGTTAGGCGGTTGGCTCGGAGATAGAGTGCTTGGGCAAATCAATACTGCAAAAATCGGTTCTCTGCTGATGTGCATTGGGTATATTTTTCTAGCACTCTCATCTAA is a genomic window containing:
- a CDS encoding aminopeptidase P family protein — translated: MFNSKTYIQRRAELKKKIGGGLILFLGNNEAPMNYTDNTYHFRQDSTFLYYFGLDQAELAAVIDVDENKEIVFGNDFSIDDIVWMGPQPTVKKLALKCGIKQTAPLSELENVCLDAIKHGRKIHFVPQYRYDNILKLHKLLGTAPKHANDYASTELIKAIANQRLVKSNEEIAEIEKAIEISYEMQTSAMRFAKPGMLERDVMGFISGLSMSMGSGLAFPVIFSRHGETLHNHSYNNKLKDGDLVVNDSGAETELHYASDITRTFPVSGKFSPRQRDIYEIVLISQLTGISEIKPKIPFKTVHLKSVEVIAEGLKAVGLMKGNMKNAVEAGAHALFMPHGLGHLLGLDVHDMENYGENNFGYDDKLKRSTQFGLKYLRYAKPLVQGIIMTVEPGIYFIPQLIDKWEKEKKFTEFINYNKVNAYRDFGGIRIEDDIVVTKNGSRVLGRPIPKAVEDVEEFASDKV